In Candidatus Neptunochlamydia vexilliferae, the following proteins share a genomic window:
- a CDS encoding M24 family metallopeptidase, translating to MKSSAPCFKKRLQRFRKEFSSMGIEGFIIENPTDITYFTGLKLSRGRLLILEKKATLFVDGRYTEVAKKGSPYPVKELSSQALKEELKGATHFGFDTSLSVAAHRELKSSFTKKKLKGFDFPTQKVRAVKDKKELLLLKKSATLLQKGFLHIRKKLKEGVRECDIAREFEFYVKKEGAEALSFEPIVAFGPNSALPHHLSSTRKLKKGDLVLIDIGVVLNGYASDMTRSFFFGQGKKRLKEIHKTVLAAHKAALKECKAGTKVAKLDQAARNVMGKDEKLFVHALGHGIGLDVHEYPRVSDKVRDVKLEEGMVITIEPGLYIPGLGGVRHEDMVVITKTGHRRLT from the coding sequence ATGAAAAGCTCAGCTCCTTGTTTCAAAAAACGACTGCAACGGTTTCGTAAAGAGTTTTCGTCGATGGGAATCGAGGGTTTCATCATCGAAAATCCCACCGACATTACCTACTTCACTGGACTCAAACTTTCCCGCGGAAGACTTCTCATTTTGGAAAAAAAAGCGACCCTTTTTGTCGATGGAAGGTACACTGAAGTGGCAAAAAAGGGATCGCCCTATCCGGTTAAAGAACTTTCAAGTCAAGCCCTTAAAGAGGAATTGAAAGGAGCGACCCATTTTGGGTTTGATACGAGCCTTTCAGTTGCGGCTCATCGGGAGCTCAAATCATCCTTTACAAAGAAAAAGCTCAAAGGTTTTGACTTTCCCACTCAAAAGGTGCGGGCAGTCAAAGATAAAAAAGAGCTTCTCCTTTTAAAGAAAAGTGCCACCTTATTGCAGAAAGGTTTTTTGCATATTCGCAAAAAGCTAAAAGAGGGAGTGCGAGAGTGTGACATTGCTCGGGAATTTGAATTTTATGTCAAAAAAGAGGGAGCAGAGGCCCTTTCCTTTGAGCCGATTGTCGCATTTGGCCCGAATAGCGCCCTTCCCCACCACCTAAGCAGCACCCGGAAACTTAAAAAAGGGGATCTTGTTCTCATTGACATTGGGGTGGTCTTGAATGGGTATGCCAGCGACATGACCCGCTCGTTTTTCTTCGGTCAGGGAAAAAAGAGGCTTAAAGAAATCCACAAAACGGTTCTTGCCGCTCACAAAGCAGCTTTAAAAGAGTGTAAAGCGGGGACAAAAGTGGCCAAACTCGACCAAGCAGCGCGGAATGTGATGGGAAAAGATGAAAAGCTCTTTGTTCATGCGCTCGGTCATGGTATAGGTCTAGATGTACACGAATATCCACGGGTTTCGGATAAAGTCAGAGATGTAAAGCTAGAAGAGGGGATGGTCATTACGATTGAACCTGGGCTTTACATTCCGGGGCTTGGTGGCGTGCGCCATGAGGATATGGTTGTCAT